In a genomic window of Candidatus Omnitrophota bacterium:
- a CDS encoding DUF2341 domain-containing protein, with translation MNKIKKQEIETGIPSKIKNGCFLLVSSLLIILSIGLVSAFADVTQIKAPLFWYEGGSGDYALPRLVNAEYDLSGFVATEGQVKTICANYDAVGAVAVEVSADNGLHYYSVTNGVPLTDKFVSGDRIKWRAKILDEDAKLNALSITYTDSAGTISSFGHEELSGFNYRKEILLKNPSGQELFNYQIKLKVGIDKKVEGADVNCEGNVRPDFRDVRFTAADGETPLSYYFENQIASSPAAFRNDTGSFWVKIPQITRVGVKIYIYYGNSNAGDLSDPKNTFDFYGSFKNTKLDASSWTVNADPKGSYAIKDGQLKLDAAEIIAKDFKFGQGIIEYSVSVESGFENSLSLRPKSGDRYDSPGLVAYSSVYKGAEHCIAIDDIVKANDGLATPITAGGKYNYRLTVDGNDITFERMDQLNTTVQAKVTYSDTSAMKAGYLGLKSGGDGSGRNVMAYSEIRVRKFVKAQPLVNKTGALEQVRLPIFSNTALSKEGNLILYDNTQAGTYITKTIPAPFNVRIIAPVYKGANLQVNVSADNGKNYKEDCLSGNYYYSSIKDFIAGENVVAKIKLNPVDVKKEISQLEEIKLNYNPGAVLMVKPNGAEKFSAGATEKISWSALDYDNKYPIKLEYSLDSGKNYSIITDNVSNSGSYSWKVPLDAKTKTALIRVSDSNDESINDVSDNVFTIQDAGLAAEEPAEETAQVAEETKDEETAQKQTKSELNDLDKDYVIDKNITISTDSDIAFKTLTLGDGKGAHISKIILNNNINPNSGKIIIRNGGQLIQANNDAQAISGDLIIEQGGILTHMENKTDKKYQLDLTAQNITLKSGAIVSAYAKGYSGGEAQQAGAGKAAGVYIGKQARGGKHTYDTEKAPNELGSGGAGSLLAKGGAGGGTIRLIAKQEFSLSGIINADGKAGAVASDNIYNAAGGAGGSIYLEASKFSGSGAKITASGGSGNKTAGAGGGGRINIKAPAGKISGTINANGGSGLNTEAGSVIIE, from the coding sequence CAAGGTTGGTAAATGCAGAGTATGACCTGTCCGGATTTGTGGCAACTGAAGGCCAGGTAAAAACTATTTGTGCAAATTATGATGCAGTTGGTGCGGTGGCAGTGGAAGTAAGTGCCGATAATGGTCTGCATTATTATTCAGTAACAAACGGCGTGCCTCTAACAGATAAATTTGTCAGCGGGGATCGGATTAAATGGCGCGCTAAAATTCTGGATGAAGATGCAAAACTTAATGCGCTCAGTATAACTTACACTGACAGCGCAGGAACCATTAGCAGTTTTGGGCATGAGGAGTTAAGTGGTTTTAATTATCGTAAAGAAATACTGTTGAAAAATCCTTCCGGTCAGGAGTTATTTAATTATCAGATAAAATTAAAAGTAGGGATAGATAAAAAAGTAGAAGGTGCTGATGTAAATTGCGAAGGAAATGTACGCCCGGATTTTCGGGATGTGCGTTTTACTGCTGCAGATGGGGAAACTCCATTATCCTATTATTTTGAAAACCAGATTGCTTCGTCGCCTGCGGCTTTTCGCAATGACACGGGTTCATTCTGGGTAAAAATCCCGCAGATTACCAGGGTTGGAGTAAAGATTTATATTTATTACGGAAACAGTAATGCGGGCGATTTAAGCGATCCTAAAAATACATTTGATTTTTATGGTAGCTTTAAAAATACAAAACTCGACGCAAGCTCCTGGACAGTTAATGCAGATCCCAAAGGAAGCTACGCTATAAAAGATGGGCAACTTAAATTGGATGCCGCCGAAATTATTGCAAAAGACTTCAAATTCGGACAAGGCATAATTGAATATTCTGTTTCCGTTGAGAGTGGTTTTGAAAACAGCCTGAGTCTGCGGCCAAAATCTGGGGATCGTTATGATAGCCCGGGATTGGTGGCTTATTCATCCGTCTATAAAGGAGCAGAGCATTGCATCGCTATAGACGATATTGTCAAGGCCAACGATGGCTTGGCCACTCCGATTACCGCCGGCGGAAAATATAATTACCGGCTCACAGTCGATGGTAATGATATAACTTTTGAGCGTATGGATCAGCTAAATACAACTGTGCAGGCAAAAGTAACTTATAGTGATACATCTGCGATGAAAGCCGGGTATCTGGGATTAAAATCCGGAGGTGACGGCAGCGGTAGGAATGTCATGGCCTATTCCGAAATCCGTGTGCGTAAATTTGTAAAAGCTCAACCGCTTGTGAATAAAACCGGCGCGCTAGAACAAGTCCGCCTTCCTATTTTTTCAAATACCGCTCTCTCTAAAGAAGGCAACCTCATCCTATACGATAATACTCAAGCAGGAACCTATATTACTAAAACAATTCCTGCGCCATTTAACGTGCGCATTATTGCTCCTGTTTACAAAGGAGCGAATCTGCAGGTAAATGTTTCGGCGGATAATGGGAAAAATTATAAAGAAGATTGCCTAAGCGGGAATTATTACTATAGTTCAATCAAAGATTTTATCGCTGGAGAAAATGTTGTTGCCAAAATTAAATTAAATCCTGTCGATGTAAAAAAAGAAATTTCACAGTTAGAGGAAATAAAATTAAATTATAACCCCGGAGCGGTTTTAATGGTTAAGCCTAACGGCGCAGAAAAATTTAGTGCCGGCGCAACTGAGAAGATTTCGTGGTCGGCTTTAGATTATGATAACAAATACCCAATTAAATTAGAATATTCTCTGGATAGCGGAAAAAATTATAGTATAATAACGGATAATGTTAGTAATAGCGGATCATATTCATGGAAAGTCCCGCTTGATGCCAAAACTAAAACAGCATTAATCCGTGTCTCTGATAGTAATGATGAATCGATAAATGATGTATCGGATAATGTTTTTACCATACAGGATGCAGGATTAGCTGCAGAAGAACCAGCCGAAGAAACAGCGCAGGTAGCAGAGGAAACCAAGGATGAAGAAACAGCGCAGAAACAAACAAAGTCCGAACTTAATGATTTGGATAAAGATTACGTGATTGATAAAAACATAACTATCTCTACTGATTCGGATATCGCTTTTAAAACTCTAACCTTGGGTGATGGAAAAGGAGCGCATATTTCAAAAATTATCTTGAATAATAATATCAACCCTAACTCCGGGAAAATAATTATTCGTAATGGCGGACAACTGATTCAGGCAAATAATGATGCGCAGGCAATTTCAGGAGATTTAATTATTGAACAAGGCGGTATCCTTACGCATATGGAAAATAAAACAGATAAAAAATATCAATTGGATTTAACTGCCCAGAATATTACTTTGAAATCAGGGGCAATTGTCAGCGCTTATGCCAAAGGTTACAGCGGAGGAGAGGCGCAACAGGCAGGCGCAGGCAAGGCCGCGGGCGTATATATAGGTAAGCAAGCAAGAGGCGGCAAGCATACATATGATACTGAAAAGGCGCCTAATGAGTTGGGTTCAGGAGGAGCAGGCAGCTTATTAGCTAAAGGCGGCGCAGGCGGGGGGACAATCAGATTAATTGCTAAACAAGAATTTTCTTTAAGCGGAATAATTAATGCCGATGGTAAAGCCGGAGCAGTTGCTTCTGATAATATTTATAATGCTGCCGGCGGCGCAGGAGGCAGTATATATTTAGAAGCAAGTAAATTTTCCGGAAGCGGCGCCAAAATTACAGCCTCCGGAGGTTCGGGGAACAAGACCGCAGGCGCAGGTGGCGGCGGACGTATTAATATTAAAGCTCCTGCTGGAAAAATCAGCGGTACGATTAACGCTAACGGCGGGAGTGGACTGAATACTGAAGCAGGGAGTGTAATTATAGAGTAG
- a CDS encoding SUMF1/EgtB/PvdO family nonheme iron enzyme produces MEVKTRSYKDRLNKGDGSVKNRTVPFIFMAFCLLLSVFCVLPCAYANNIRVANCQILNMSEGSTTADIQFDISWDNSWRYGVFYDAAWVFAKVSVNDGAWIHATISGVTSIGASGTSLTIDVPTDSKGAFLYRSADATGTLSTTAVKLQWFRQGDGVAYNAAKVKIQVFAIEMVHIPQGSFYLGDGTARSGGSVSHFFDASSASGAPVKITSSTPYVSNVSDGTGTAGDIAWINENYGGNTYADYLPASRAQLNVNFPTGYNSFYMMKYELNQGQYRDFLNTLTRAQQTSRVYTNISSGTTSITNVFVMNNTATVQTDRVGIACATTIPATAPVNFFCDYNANRIGNESSDGEWIPMKTVNWMDFCAYADWAGLRPMTELEFEKACRGPKPPVAGEFAWGTTNLTNITGISNAGTINEVASNGTANASIGGGYGTLRGGFAATSSTTSRQSTGASYYGIMELSGNIYERVVTIMDSIDSGAAVSKFTGLNGDGILSASGYANVDYWPGNNGTNGVGGEVTGYQGAGQRGGNDGYGTDHAYVSSRVDGAYIDGNRNMRCGRMVRMQ; encoded by the coding sequence ATGGAAGTAAAAACAAGAAGTTATAAAGATAGATTAAATAAAGGGGACGGTTCTGTTAAAAATAGAACCGTCCCCTTTATTTTTATGGCGTTCTGTCTTTTACTCTCTGTCTTCTGTGTTTTGCCTTGCGCCTACGCCAATAATATTAGAGTTGCCAATTGCCAAATTCTCAACATGTCGGAAGGTTCCACAACTGCAGATATCCAATTTGATATTTCCTGGGATAATTCCTGGCGATATGGAGTTTTTTATGATGCGGCTTGGGTGTTTGCTAAGGTTTCAGTGAATGATGGAGCTTGGATTCACGCCACAATTTCCGGAGTTACCTCTATTGGCGCAAGCGGCACCAGCCTTACAATAGATGTTCCAACAGACAGTAAAGGGGCTTTTCTTTATCGTTCAGCCGACGCTACTGGGACACTTAGCACAACTGCGGTTAAACTGCAATGGTTTAGGCAGGGCGATGGTGTTGCCTATAATGCTGCTAAGGTAAAAATTCAAGTTTTTGCCATTGAGATGGTGCATATACCACAGGGTTCTTTTTATTTGGGTGATGGGACAGCCAGAAGTGGCGGTTCGGTTAGCCACTTTTTTGATGCTTCAAGCGCAAGCGGCGCGCCTGTTAAAATTACTTCTAGTACGCCTTATGTTTCCAATGTTTCAGATGGCACTGGAACAGCGGGAGATATTGCCTGGATAAACGAAAATTATGGTGGAAATACTTACGCTGATTATCTTCCTGCCAGCAGGGCCCAATTAAATGTAAATTTTCCCACCGGTTATAATAGTTTTTACATGATGAAATATGAGCTTAATCAAGGGCAATACCGGGATTTTTTAAATACTTTAACACGGGCACAACAGACAAGTAGGGTATATACTAATATTAGTTCGGGTACGACTTCTATAACTAATGTTTTTGTAATGAATAATACTGCTACAGTGCAAACGGACCGTGTCGGTATTGCTTGTGCCACAACTATACCCGCAACTGCGCCAGTTAATTTTTTCTGTGATTATAATGCTAATAGAATTGGTAATGAATCTAGTGATGGTGAATGGATACCTATGAAAACTGTAAACTGGATGGATTTTTGTGCTTATGCGGATTGGGCCGGACTGCGGCCGATGACTGAACTTGAGTTTGAAAAAGCCTGCCGCGGGCCAAAACCTCCGGTAGCCGGTGAATTTGCCTGGGGAACAACTAATTTGACTAATATTACAGGCATATCTAATGCAGGAACGATTAATGAAGTTGCCAGCAATGGAACAGCTAATGCAAGCATAGGTGGAGGATATGGAACTCTGCGGGGTGGTTTTGCGGCCACTTCTAGTACGACATCCCGTCAGAGCACGGGAGCTTCTTATTATGGGATAATGGAACTTTCGGGGAATATCTATGAAAGAGTAGTGACTATTATGGATTCAATTGACAGCGGCGCAGCAGTGTCTAAATTTACCGGGCTTAACGGAGACGGAATTTTGTCCGCAAGCGGCTATGCTAATGTTGATTATTGGCCGGGCAATAACGGGACTAATGGTGTTGGCGGTGAGGTTACCGGTTATCAAGGTGCTGGCCAACGCGGTGGTAATGATGGTTATGGAACAGATCATGCTTATGTCTCTTCCCGGGTAGATGGTGCCTATATTGATGGAAACCGCAACATGCGTTGCGGAAGAATGGTTAGGATGCAGTAG